The sequence below is a genomic window from Fibrobacter sp..
TTTTCCAGCAACATTTAACCTAAGTGCAAGGAGTGAAACTTGCCAGTAAAAATCCGTTTGGCCCGGATGGGCAGGAGCAAAATAGCAAAGTACCGTATTGTGGCCGCTGACAGCAGAATGAGGCGGGATGGGCGGTTTCTTGAGGCTGTAGGTACCTACGATCCTCAGGCTAACCCGAAGAAGTTTGAGTTCAATGCCGAGCGCATGAACCATTGGATCAAAAACGGCGCACAGCCTACTGTGACAGTCAAAAATCTGCTGAGGCAGGACCGTTTTTTTGAGAAGATGGAAGGTCTCGAAAAAGGGTTGACACCTGAACAGCTCGGAATTGAGCGTAAAGGGGAGCGTAAACGCAAACCAAAGCCTAAAAAAGAGAAAAAGAGCTAAATCCTGTGCCGCACTCTCCTTTGCACGGTGATATTGTAGCCGTGGGAAGAATAGTGAAAGCTGTGGGTATCGAGGGCTTATGCGGGGTTGAGGTGTTTGGCTCTTTTCTCCAGAATAAAAAACCGCCATTGCAGGTTTTTCTTGGAGAGAACCAGAACCAGACCACCCCTGCGATTTTAGAGGAAATCTCTTTTCGCCCGGGTATCGCCGTATGCCGTTTCCAGGGTGTAAACGACCGCGATGCGGCACAGATGCTCCATGACCGCCTGATTTTTGTTGAATCCGACTTGCTTCCGGAGCTCGATCAGGACGGTTATTACAGTTTCGAGTTGGAGGGAATGGTCGTGTATTCTGAGGAAGGGGATTATATTGGTTCAGTCCAGCGGGTACACAGCTATCCTTCTGCAGATACTCTGGAAATTAAAAGGAGAAATGGTGCAGAGTTGATGATTCCACTGATAGCTGATGCGATACTGAATGTCGACAAAAGTAAACAACGCATCACTGTAAAGAAAAGCTTTATAGAGGAATTACTGTAGGCCTGAATCACCGGATCAATAAAGATGTTCTTTGATATTCTTACGCTTTTTCCCTCGATGTTTCAGGGAGCATTCTCTGACAGCATAATCAAACGTGCTCTGGAAAAAGGTATCATTTCCATTGATATCCGCAATATCAGGGATTACTGTGATGCTGATGACCGCCATAAGACAGTTGATGATTATCCTTACGGCGGTGATGCGGGGATGCTTCTGAAACCGGAACCTCTTGCCAGAGCAATAATTGATGCCAGGGAGAGAAACCGTGAACGGGACCCGCTTGTGATTTTTCTCTCCCCACAAGGAGAACTGTTAAATCACTCTATCGTGGAGAGCCTTACAAAAGAGAAATCACTGATTCTTCTGTGCGGGCGGTACAAGGGAATTGATGAGAGAATAAGGCAGAAGTATGTCGACAGGGAGATATCGATCGGGGATTATGTCCTCTCCGGAGGTGAGATCCCTGCCATGGTGCTGGTTGATGCGATTACAAGGCTGATTCCCGGTGTGCTGGGGAATAGAGACAGTGCAGAAGGGGACACTTTTTACAGTGGATTGCTGAGTCATCCGCAGTATACCCGCCCTGAGGAGTTTGAGGATATGAGAGTGCCGCCGGTTCTTCTGAGTGGCCATCATGCAAATATCCTGAAATGGCAGGAGGAAATGTCTATCGAATTAACAAGGAACAAACGTCCCGATTTGTGGGAAAAGTATGTGAAAGAAAATAAAACGATAAAGGAATAATTCATCAGATTCGTGAGGAGGTATCTGTGCAGGAGTTAATGAGGTCAATCGAAAAAAAACAGATGGCGAACCGTAAGGTCGATTACGGTCCTGGAGATACCATTACTGTTTCTTTCCGTATTAAAGAAGGTGAGAAGGAAAGAATTCAGCAATTCCAGGGTGTTGTGATTCAGACACGGGGAACAGGGACAGGGACTACTGTTACTGTCAGAAAATCTTCCA
It includes:
- the rimM gene encoding 16S rRNA processing protein RimM, producing MPHSPLHGDIVAVGRIVKAVGIEGLCGVEVFGSFLQNKKPPLQVFLGENQNQTTPAILEEISFRPGIAVCRFQGVNDRDAAQMLHDRLIFVESDLLPELDQDGYYSFELEGMVVYSEEGDYIGSVQRVHSYPSADTLEIKRRNGAELMIPLIADAILNVDKSKQRITVKKSFIEELL
- the rplS gene encoding 50S ribosomal protein L19, yielding MRSIEKKQMANRKVDYGPGDTITVSFRIKEGEKERIQQFQGVVIQTRGTGTGTTVTVRKSSNNVYVERIFPVYSPLVSDIKVLKRGRVRRAKLFYLRGRTGKSTRIKEKK
- the rpsP gene encoding 30S ribosomal protein S16; the encoded protein is MPVKIRLARMGRSKIAKYRIVAADSRMRRDGRFLEAVGTYDPQANPKKFEFNAERMNHWIKNGAQPTVTVKNLLRQDRFFEKMEGLEKGLTPEQLGIERKGERKRKPKPKKEKKS
- the trmD gene encoding tRNA (guanosine(37)-N1)-methyltransferase TrmD, which codes for MFFDILTLFPSMFQGAFSDSIIKRALEKGIISIDIRNIRDYCDADDRHKTVDDYPYGGDAGMLLKPEPLARAIIDARERNRERDPLVIFLSPQGELLNHSIVESLTKEKSLILLCGRYKGIDERIRQKYVDREISIGDYVLSGGEIPAMVLVDAITRLIPGVLGNRDSAEGDTFYSGLLSHPQYTRPEEFEDMRVPPVLLSGHHANILKWQEEMSIELTRNKRPDLWEKYVKENKTIKE